The following is a genomic window from Geoalkalibacter halelectricus.
GACGCACCGAGCTAAAAAGGCCGAGTAGATGTCTCGTTGCACGATGGCGCTTTCGTCGCCGAGAAGATGCCAGCGCTGAGACAACGGCTTTTTGCGATATTGCCCGGTGGGGTGGTCGTACTGGGACATTTTCAACGTCCGGGTGTTCAGATCGCGCACTTCGCCGCCGGCACTCTCAGCCTTGCGACGCCCCCCTATACCCCGCAGGGGCGTGGCAAGATCGAGCGCTTCTTCCGCACCGTCAGAAGCCAGCTGCTCGGCACCTTTGCCGGGCAGACCCTGGAGGAGCTCAACCTGGCTCTGGAGACCTGGATCCGGCAGGAGTATCACCGCCGCCCCCATTCCTCCACCGGCCAGTCGCCACTGCAGCGCTTTGCCAACCATCTGGAGCTGATCCGCAAACCGCCGCTGGGGTGGTGCGCCAGCAGCTGGTCGCCGGGCGCAGCTATGTCGATCTGGCCGATCTCAACCAGAAGGCGCTTTTGTGGTGCCGCGAGCAGGTCGGGCGCGAGATCCACGGCACGACCTGCGAGGCACCGATGACGCGCTTCGAGCAGTTGGAGCAGCCAGCTCTGCTGCCGCTGCCGGCGCAGCCCTTCGATCCGCCAACCTGGGCCGAGGCGAGAGTCCATCCCTTCCAAGGGCAACAGCAAAAAGCGTTTCAGGATTCATTGAAAATCAAAACCTCCGGGGCATGGGATGATTCACACCTTCATACCATTACCCACACGGAATAGCGAAGAGCCCTTATGTAGAGCTCCACATAAATTGTGTAATGTGAAGCTGCCAGTAATGTGAAGTCGCCCTCTCCGATGACCTGTTCTACTCCACTTTCCCAGTAGAAGCCGCCTTTTGACGATATTCAAAGAGCCGCGGTGGCTGACGATCATGGGCCGGTGCACGCTTATGGCATTCGGGGCACGCCGGGCGGCTGTTGCGCCGCGCTTCGATGTCAATGACCAAGGCTTTGTAAGTTCTCAGATTAGCCTGCACGTAAATTCCTGATTATCTTGATACTCCTTCCTGATTATTTTGGTAAAACGCCCCGGAAACCGTTGCTGCCTCTCCGGGGCGTCGTTGGGTAGCCTGAAATCAAGCTTTCCGGCAATGAGGTAAGCCATGTTGATCAGGTTCTTGGTGGTGCGATACCCCCGGGCTCTCCGTTTGGCAGCCTGAATGAGCCCGTTGACAGAGCTGGCACCGATGTTCGGACAGGGGGGCGGCGGAAATAAGGTGGAAAGCCTTCATGGTTATGCCGCCAGCCGGAGTGCCGGACCGGCGTAGCCGGGCCGGGGTTTCCGTGCCAAAGGAACATTTGCCGCCGGCAGCGATATCGATCTGGCGATTATGGACAGGTTGAAGAGCGAAGACGTCATCCGTCGCATTAAAAGCGCTCTGGATGACAGTACTGGACTTTAGAGTTACACCTCTCCCCGAGTCAGCACAGGCTGGCCAGGGGAAGCGTTCATTGATAACAAAAATTTGCCGAAGTTAAGCCGCTTTGCGTTGATTCGGTGCCGTGCCAAAGGAACATTTGCCGCCGGCAGCGATATCGATCTGGCGATTATGGACAGGTTGAAGAGCGAAGACGTCATCCGTCGCATTAAAAGCGCTCTGGATGACAGTACATTGCCCTATTTTGTGGATCTTGTCGGGTATCACTTTTTGCAGGACGCGGCATTCAAAGAACATATCGACCGGGTTGGAGTCGATTTATTTTGCCGCGGGAATCACTCATCCCCAAAAGTGCTATTTGAACCTTGACGCCACTTAGTCCTGTTGTTTA
Proteins encoded in this region:
- a CDS encoding nucleotidyltransferase domain-containing protein codes for the protein MPKLSRFALIRCRAKGTFAAGSDIDLAIMDRLKSEDVIRRIKSALDDSTLPYFVDLVGYHFLQDAAFKEHIDRVGVDLFCRGNHSSPKVLFEP
- a CDS encoding integrase core domain-containing protein; this encodes MERFFRTVRSQLLGTFAGQTLEELNLALETWIRQEYHRRPHSSTGQSPLQRFANHLELIRKPPLGWCASSWSPGAAMSIWPISTRRRFCGAASRSGARSTARPARHR